A single genomic interval of Lentimicrobium saccharophilum harbors:
- a CDS encoding DUF1599 domain-containing protein, with product MAVDTNKQYNTAILACKDIFLTKMKDYGTAWRVLRPESLTDQIYIKANRIRSIQGKGTHKIGEDEWPEFIGIVNYAVIALIQLELGDGEDLDMNHGEVEKLYDKYVSQAKSLMMDKNHDYGEAWRNMRVSSLADIILMKLLRVKQIEDNKGKTFISEGVDANYYDIINYAVFALIKLSEVKHEDN from the coding sequence ATGGCTGTTGACACCAACAAACAATACAATACGGCAATACTTGCATGCAAAGATATATTTTTAACCAAGATGAAGGATTACGGGACTGCCTGGAGGGTGCTGAGGCCTGAATCGCTTACCGACCAGATCTACATCAAAGCCAACCGTATCCGGAGTATTCAGGGTAAGGGCACCCATAAAATCGGTGAAGACGAATGGCCGGAGTTTATCGGGATTGTAAACTATGCCGTAATTGCGCTGATTCAACTCGAACTCGGGGATGGCGAGGACCTCGATATGAATCATGGTGAAGTTGAAAAACTGTATGATAAATATGTCAGCCAGGCTAAGTCACTGATGATGGATAAAAACCATGATTACGGCGAAGCCTGGCGAAACATGAGGGTGAGCTCGCTTGCCGATATCATTCTTATGAAACTTTTGAGAGTCAAACAGATAGAGGATAATAAAGGGAAAACCTTTATTTCAGAGGGAGTAGATGCAAACTACTATGATATTATAAATTATGCAGTGTTTGCGTTGATCAAATTAAGTGAAGTGAAACATGAGGATAATTAA
- the ruvX gene encoding Holliday junction resolvase RuvX, with protein sequence MGRILAIDYGQKRVGLAVTDENRIIASPLTTVHSKDIIVFLKEYTKRERVDLFVVGEPRQMNNQVSESVKFIDPFVRLLAREFPEIPVERVDERFTSKMAQRSMLESGLKKKDRRDKSIVDMVSAAIILQSFLEMQSFKLDRKGIAE encoded by the coding sequence TTGGGAAGAATACTGGCGATCGATTACGGACAAAAAAGGGTAGGGCTTGCAGTTACCGATGAAAACCGGATCATTGCCTCTCCGCTCACCACTGTTCATTCAAAGGACATCATCGTTTTCCTGAAGGAATATACGAAACGTGAGCGGGTTGACTTGTTCGTAGTGGGTGAGCCCCGGCAGATGAACAATCAGGTGTCGGAGTCGGTTAAATTCATCGATCCGTTTGTCAGGCTGCTTGCCCGTGAGTTCCCTGAAATTCCAGTGGAACGTGTTGATGAGCGGTTCACCTCAAAAATGGCTCAGCGCAGTATGCTTGAGTCCGGTTTAAAGAAAAAGGACAGGAGGGATAAAAGCATTGTGGACATGGTTAGTGCCGCAATTATACTTCAGTCCTTTCTCGAAATGCAGTCATTCAAACTTGACCGTAAAGGAATTGCTGAATGA
- a CDS encoding L-threonylcarbamoyladenylate synthase has product MMNDKEKEEIQKTVKVLKNGGVILYPTDTVWGLGCDALNARAVDKIYKIKKRQESKSLIILLDSFEALNEYVVKVPEIAEDLISSIEKPVTVIYDNARNLPRNISAPDGTIAIRVVRDVFCKNLIAALGRPLVSSSANISGEPTPLVFSQITPDIMNKVDYCVQLYHDQFNQAKASTIIRLFSNGDYKVIRD; this is encoded by the coding sequence ATGATGAATGATAAGGAAAAAGAAGAGATTCAGAAAACAGTAAAGGTGCTCAAAAACGGGGGCGTCATTCTTTATCCCACTGATACAGTCTGGGGCCTTGGCTGCGACGCTCTGAACGCCAGGGCAGTTGACAAAATTTATAAAATAAAAAAAAGGCAGGAGAGCAAAAGCCTGATCATACTGCTCGATAGTTTCGAAGCATTGAACGAATATGTAGTGAAAGTTCCTGAGATCGCGGAAGACCTGATCAGCAGCATTGAAAAGCCGGTTACCGTTATTTATGACAATGCACGTAACCTGCCCAGAAATATTTCAGCACCTGACGGAACCATTGCCATCAGGGTAGTAAGGGATGTGTTCTGCAAAAACCTGATTGCTGCCCTTGGCCGTCCGCTGGTTTCATCCTCTGCCAATATATCCGGTGAGCCGACACCATTGGTCTTCAGCCAGATTACCCCGGACATCATGAATAAAGTTGACTATTGCGTTCAGCTTTATCATGATCAGTTCAACCAGGCCAAAGCATCCACCATCATCAGGCTTTTTTCCAACGGTGATTACAAAGTCATCAGGGATTAG
- a CDS encoding M3 family metallopeptidase: MKKLTLILLAATMITACKTGGNEKSAVENPFLTEYNTPFGVPPFGEIKNEHFLPAIEKGIVEQTAEIAAIVSNPEPADFENTIAAFDYSGELIRKVTGVFYNYNSSNTNDEIQALAKEIAPKLSAHYDNINLNPDLFERVRTVYENRNSLNLSGEQARLLEDTYKDFVRGGAALDSSAQARFREINQELSVLTLRFGENVLAETNAFKLVIENQDDLEGLTQGLIDQGAETAKAAGMEGKWVYTLHNPSIMPFLQYSAKRELREKIYKAYINRGNNNNDKDNKELIGKIAALRLERANLLGYESHAAFILEENMAKNAGNVLDLLNKLWTPALKRAKGEVAQLQAIIDKEGGSFKLQPWDWSYYAEKLRKEQYDLDDEQLKPYFSLENVKQGIFTVCNNLYGITFNEQKDIPVYHPEAVAYEVKEANGDHIGVLYMDFHPRESKRGGAWMSSYRKQYVKNGEKISPVITIVCNFTKPTASQPSLLTFDETSTFFHEFGHALHGLLSNSTYFSLSGTSVPRDFVELPSQIMENWASEPEVLKLYAKHYQTGEVIPDELIEKIQNSAYFNQGFATVEYLAASFLDMGYHNMKEFSLTDVSSFEDATLAQIGLIPEITSRYRSTYFNHIFSGGYSSGYYSYIWSGILDSDAFEAFKEHGLFDHATAESFRKNILERGGTEDPMVLYKKFRGAEPDIKPLLKRRGLLES; encoded by the coding sequence ATGAAAAAACTAACCTTAATCTTATTGGCTGCCACTATGATAACAGCTTGTAAAACAGGTGGAAATGAGAAATCTGCCGTTGAAAACCCCTTTCTTACTGAATACAATACCCCTTTTGGAGTACCACCTTTCGGTGAAATAAAAAATGAACACTTTTTACCTGCCATTGAAAAGGGGATTGTAGAACAGACCGCAGAGATTGCTGCCATTGTCAGTAATCCGGAGCCGGCTGATTTTGAAAACACCATCGCCGCCTTTGATTACAGCGGGGAGTTGATCAGGAAAGTTACCGGAGTTTTCTACAACTACAACTCATCCAACACAAACGATGAAATTCAGGCACTTGCCAAGGAGATTGCTCCGAAACTATCGGCGCATTATGACAATATCAACCTGAATCCCGACCTGTTTGAAAGAGTCAGAACGGTATATGAAAACCGCAACTCGCTTAATCTGAGCGGGGAGCAGGCCCGGTTGCTGGAAGACACCTACAAGGATTTTGTAAGGGGTGGTGCAGCCCTGGATAGTTCAGCACAGGCCCGGTTCCGTGAAATCAACCAGGAATTATCAGTACTTACGCTCCGGTTTGGCGAAAATGTACTTGCCGAAACCAATGCCTTCAAACTGGTGATCGAAAACCAGGATGACCTCGAAGGACTGACCCAGGGGCTGATCGATCAGGGTGCCGAAACAGCCAAAGCGGCCGGAATGGAAGGGAAATGGGTATACACCCTGCACAATCCCAGCATCATGCCTTTCCTGCAGTATTCTGCCAAAAGGGAATTACGCGAGAAAATATATAAAGCATACATTAACCGCGGAAATAATAATAATGATAAGGACAACAAAGAGCTGATCGGAAAAATTGCAGCCCTCAGGCTCGAACGTGCAAACCTGCTTGGTTATGAAAGCCATGCAGCCTTTATCCTTGAGGAAAACATGGCAAAAAATGCCGGCAATGTGCTTGACCTCTTAAACAAGCTCTGGACCCCGGCCCTGAAACGTGCCAAAGGAGAGGTTGCCCAGCTGCAGGCAATCATCGACAAGGAAGGCGGCAGCTTTAAGCTGCAACCCTGGGACTGGAGCTACTATGCCGAGAAACTGCGCAAAGAACAGTATGACCTGGACGATGAGCAGTTAAAGCCATATTTTTCCCTCGAAAATGTGAAACAGGGAATATTTACCGTTTGCAATAATCTCTATGGAATTACCTTCAACGAGCAGAAAGACATCCCGGTGTACCATCCTGAAGCTGTTGCCTATGAAGTTAAAGAAGCCAACGGCGATCACATCGGTGTGCTTTATATGGATTTCCATCCGCGCGAAAGCAAAAGGGGCGGCGCCTGGATGAGCAGTTATCGCAAACAATACGTGAAAAACGGAGAAAAGATCAGTCCCGTGATTACCATTGTATGTAACTTCACCAAACCCACTGCCAGTCAGCCCTCCTTGCTCACCTTTGACGAAACCAGCACCTTTTTCCATGAGTTCGGACACGCCCTTCACGGATTGCTTTCCAATTCAACCTATTTCAGCCTGAGCGGCACTTCCGTACCCCGCGACTTTGTGGAGTTACCCTCTCAAATCATGGAAAACTGGGCCTCTGAGCCTGAGGTGCTGAAGTTATATGCCAAACATTACCAGACAGGTGAAGTGATCCCCGATGAACTGATCGAAAAAATCCAGAACAGCGCCTACTTTAACCAGGGCTTTGCCACCGTTGAATACCTGGCAGCGTCTTTCCTTGATATGGGCTATCATAACATGAAGGAGTTCAGCCTTACCGATGTCAGTTCATTTGAAGATGCCACCCTCGCGCAGATCGGGCTGATTCCGGAGATCACCTCGCGCTACCGCAGCACCTATTTCAACCATATCTTCAGCGGTGGCTACTCTTCAGGTTATTACAGCTATATCTGGTCAGGCATCCTCGACTCCGATGCTTTTGAAGCTTTTAAGGAGCATGGCCTCTTTGACCATGCAACCGCTGAATCCTTCCGTAAAAACATCCTGGAACGCGGCGGGACTGAAGATCCGATGGTATTGTACAAAAAGTTCAGGGGCGCTGAACCGGACATCAAACCGCTGCTGAAACGCAGGGGACTGCTCGAAAGTTAA
- a CDS encoding outer membrane protein assembly factor BamD — MKSTLFPLVAFSIMVFAFACTSGIKKEMTAIETLEKELTDQAARPDPDKLASLLDAYTAFVDNHPADSMAPQYLYKAINLSMGVNNGVKAMQLTDRMLNEYPKDSRMPEVIFLKAYIYENQLSNLGLALKTYQDFLSRFPEHELADDAQAAIDNLGKSPEELIREFEARAAKQAGN, encoded by the coding sequence ATGAAAAGTACACTTTTTCCGTTGGTTGCTTTTTCGATCATGGTCTTTGCATTTGCATGCACTTCGGGTATAAAGAAGGAAATGACTGCCATTGAAACTCTTGAAAAAGAGCTGACCGACCAGGCTGCACGGCCTGATCCCGATAAACTGGCAAGCCTGCTGGATGCATATACGGCTTTTGTGGATAATCATCCTGCTGATTCCATGGCGCCGCAATATCTCTATAAAGCGATAAATCTGAGTATGGGGGTGAACAATGGCGTAAAGGCGATGCAGTTGACCGACCGAATGCTGAATGAATACCCGAAAGACTCCCGGATGCCTGAAGTAATATTTCTGAAAGCGTACATTTATGAGAATCAGCTGAGTAATCTTGGGTTGGCACTCAAAACCTACCAGGATTTTCTTTCACGTTTTCCGGAACATGAATTGGCTGATGATGCACAAGCTGCTATTGACAATCTGGGCAAGTCACCCGAAGAACTGATCAGGGAATTTGAGGCGCGCGCAGCAAAGCAGGCCGGAAACTGA
- a CDS encoding 2,3,4,5-tetrahydropyridine-2,6-dicarboxylate N-succinyltransferase, protein MLLLQQTIENAWNDRRLLEHSPVMDAVNEVIARLDEGSLRVATPGDDGWVVNEWIKKAVILYFPLRRMEVMEAGPLEFHDKIPLKHNYAELGVRVVPHAVARYGSYLAPGVIMMPSYVNIGAFVDSNTMVDTWATVGSCAQIGKNVHLSGGVGIGGVLEPVQASPVIVEDDCFIGSRSIVVEGVRIGREAVLGANVVITRSTRIIDVSGNVPVEYKGFVPPRSVVIPGSYPKQFPAGEFQVSCALIIGQRKASTDLKTSLNDALRDYGIQA, encoded by the coding sequence ATGCTACTGCTTCAACAAACAATTGAAAATGCCTGGAATGACAGGAGATTGCTTGAGCACAGCCCGGTAATGGATGCTGTGAACGAGGTGATTGCCCGGCTTGACGAGGGAAGCCTGAGGGTTGCCACCCCTGGCGATGACGGCTGGGTTGTGAACGAATGGATTAAGAAGGCTGTAATTTTGTATTTTCCCCTGCGCCGGATGGAAGTTATGGAAGCCGGCCCGCTGGAGTTTCATGATAAAATCCCCCTGAAGCACAATTATGCAGAACTGGGGGTAAGGGTGGTTCCGCATGCCGTTGCCCGTTATGGTTCCTACCTGGCTCCCGGAGTAATCATGATGCCGTCCTATGTGAACATCGGCGCTTTTGTCGACAGCAATACCATGGTCGATACCTGGGCAACCGTTGGTTCCTGCGCCCAGATAGGTAAAAATGTTCATTTATCGGGAGGCGTCGGCATCGGAGGTGTGCTGGAGCCGGTCCAGGCCTCTCCGGTGATTGTTGAAGATGATTGTTTTATCGGGTCACGCAGCATCGTTGTGGAAGGGGTCAGAATCGGCCGGGAAGCTGTGCTGGGCGCCAATGTGGTTATCACCCGGAGCACCCGCATCATCGATGTTTCAGGCAACGTACCTGTTGAATACAAGGGTTTTGTCCCGCCCCGTTCGGTGGTAATCCCCGGATCTTATCCCAAACAATTTCCTGCAGGAGAGTTCCAGGTTTCCTGCGCCCTGATCATCGGGCAGCGCAAAGCATCTACAGACCTGAAAACCTCGCTGAACGACGCCTTGCGGGACTATGGAATACAGGCGTGA
- the cdaA gene encoding diadenylate cyclase CdaA, producing the protein MPELLIPFFINLRLLDIIDIILVAFMLYELYNLVKGTAAINILLGIVAIFLAWRLVRILEMELLTEILGAFISVGFIALIVVFQPEIRKFLLLLGTPAFIRKNHRRFLFWKIRYANDENLSIDPIVQACHKMANSKTGALIVIGKIHELEEYINTGEILDAKISEQLIENIFFKNSPLHDGAMIIINNKIKAASCILPVSKSEELPVHVGLRHRSAVGITEKSDAIAIVVSEQTGKISWVKEGKMSPGIQPSKLKTLLEEEFNPEAGSNRQ; encoded by the coding sequence ATGCCCGAACTGCTGATTCCTTTCTTTATTAACCTGCGGCTGCTCGATATCATTGATATCATTCTGGTCGCATTTATGCTTTACGAGTTATACAACCTGGTAAAAGGCACAGCAGCCATCAATATCCTGCTTGGCATCGTGGCCATTTTCCTGGCATGGCGACTGGTGAGAATCCTTGAAATGGAACTGTTGACGGAAATTCTGGGGGCATTCATCAGCGTCGGATTTATCGCCTTGATTGTGGTATTTCAGCCCGAAATCAGAAAATTCCTGTTGCTTCTGGGCACACCGGCCTTCATCAGAAAAAACCACCGCCGTTTCCTGTTCTGGAAGATCCGGTATGCAAACGATGAAAACCTGAGCATTGACCCCATCGTACAGGCGTGCCACAAAATGGCCAATTCAAAAACAGGCGCACTGATTGTGATCGGAAAAATTCATGAACTTGAAGAATACATCAATACAGGCGAAATTCTGGATGCCAAAATTTCGGAACAACTCATCGAAAATATCTTTTTTAAAAACTCGCCTTTACATGACGGGGCTATGATCATCATCAACAACAAGATCAAAGCAGCCAGTTGTATTCTTCCTGTTTCAAAAAGTGAGGAACTGCCGGTGCATGTCGGGCTGAGGCACAGGTCTGCAGTTGGTATTACTGAAAAGTCCGATGCCATTGCCATTGTGGTATCCGAACAGACGGGGAAAATTTCCTGGGTAAAGGAAGGTAAGATGAGCCCGGGGATACAGCCTTCGAAACTAAAGACGCTGCTCGAAGAAGAATTTAATCCCGAAGCGGGGAGTAACCGGCAATAA
- a CDS encoding glycosyltransferase family 9 protein, producing MLKKILIIQTASIGDVILSTALAETLHQALPHAEISVLVRKGHEPLFHGHPFLSQVLVWDKKGGKYLHLLKLILKIRSIRFDAVVNVQRFASSGLITVLSGAAIRSGFSKNPLSFCFTKKSEHRIDISDNPEHEIIRNHRLIDHLVDGGPSRPRLYPAETDIETSRHWAKGKFITISPASLWFTKQYPEHKWVELTNNIPAGIAVILLGSAADTGLCTRIAGKSERDDIVNLAGRLSLLQSAALMQFAIMNYVNDSAPQHLASAVNAPVAGIFCSTVPAFGFGPLSDVSHIIEAGPSPACRPCGLHGQKKCPLGHFDCAEKIQTNQLLKILPSDDE from the coding sequence GTGCTGAAAAAGATCCTGATCATACAAACCGCATCAATTGGCGATGTAATACTGTCGACTGCCCTTGCCGAAACACTGCATCAGGCTCTGCCGCATGCAGAAATCAGTGTCCTTGTCCGAAAAGGGCACGAGCCGTTATTTCACGGACACCCGTTTTTAAGTCAGGTGCTGGTTTGGGATAAGAAAGGGGGGAAATACCTCCATCTGCTCAAGCTGATCCTGAAAATCAGAAGCATCCGTTTTGATGCGGTTGTCAATGTGCAAAGGTTTGCTTCATCGGGTCTGATAACTGTGCTTTCCGGTGCCGCAATCAGATCCGGATTCAGTAAAAATCCTTTATCTTTTTGCTTCACAAAGAAGTCTGAACATCGCATCGATATATCCGATAATCCCGAACATGAAATCATCAGGAACCACCGGCTGATTGATCATCTTGTTGACGGCGGACCTTCGCGCCCCCGCCTCTACCCGGCTGAAACGGACATCGAAACATCCAGGCACTGGGCAAAAGGAAAATTTATTACGATTTCGCCCGCATCACTCTGGTTCACCAAACAATACCCCGAACACAAATGGGTTGAACTGACCAACAACATTCCGGCAGGTATTGCTGTTATATTGTTAGGGTCAGCGGCCGACACCGGACTATGTACAAGGATCGCCGGCAAATCGGAAAGGGACGATATCGTTAACCTGGCAGGCAGGCTCTCATTGTTGCAATCTGCAGCCCTTATGCAGTTTGCCATCATGAATTATGTAAACGATTCGGCGCCCCAGCATCTGGCTTCGGCCGTGAATGCCCCGGTTGCAGGCATCTTCTGCTCTACGGTGCCCGCTTTTGGCTTCGGGCCGCTGTCGGATGTTTCGCATATCATAGAAGCCGGACCGAGTCCCGCATGCAGGCCATGCGGCCTGCACGGACAAAAGAAATGCCCCTTGGGTCATTTTGATTGCGCTGAGAAAATACAGACAAATCAATTGCTTAAAATCCTGCCGTCAGATGATGAATGA
- a CDS encoding alpha-ketoacid dehydrogenase subunit alpha/beta: MERTKAFGIKTTDKETLKKWYYLMTLGRKLDDRAPNYLKQALGWSYHAPYAGHDGIQLAIGQVFEKNNDHLFPYYRDMLTAISAGITAEEIILNGISKGTDIASGGRHMSNHFAKPAWNIHNVSSATGNHTLHATGVARAIKKYGVKAVAISSQGESSTSEGYVYEAINGASNEKLPVVFVFQDNNYGISVHKRDQTANWRAADNFRGFKNLRIIYCDGKNVFDSMNAMTEARNYAIEHQTPVIVHASTIRIHSHSNSDKHELYRDDNERFCAMANDPFDRYRKTLIISGRVTEAELDELDKQAKEEVSKAHKKAMTAPDPDPASIFDFVVPAPYPASKYPDGTHNLQSGEKLKLIQALNQTLKAEFRHNPDTYIWGQDIANKEKGGIFNVSKGLQQEFGIERVFNGPIAEDFIVGTANGMSRFNKKLRIVIEGAEFADYFWPAMEQFVELTHDYWRSNGAFAPNVTVRLASGGYIGGGLYHSQTIEGALATFPGIRIVYPSFADDAAGLLRTSVRSEGPTMFLEPKALYNDPLSETYVPEDFEVPFGKARIRRTGTDLSIITYGNTTHMSLAVAERIASETGKSIEVVDIRSLIPLDKEGILNSVKKTNRALVVHEDKVFGGFGGEIAAMITEEAFTFLDAPVKRVGSTFTPVGFNRILEKAILPDQEKIYKAAMELLNF, from the coding sequence ATGGAAAGAACAAAAGCTTTCGGAATCAAGACTACCGACAAGGAAACGCTTAAAAAATGGTACTACCTGATGACGCTCGGGCGAAAACTTGATGACCGTGCTCCGAACTACCTTAAACAAGCCCTGGGCTGGTCATACCACGCCCCTTATGCCGGGCATGATGGGATACAACTTGCCATCGGCCAGGTTTTTGAAAAGAACAATGATCACCTGTTCCCCTATTACAGGGATATGCTCACCGCCATTTCGGCCGGTATCACGGCTGAAGAGATTATCCTCAATGGCATTTCCAAAGGCACCGACATTGCAAGCGGAGGCAGGCATATGTCGAATCACTTTGCCAAGCCGGCGTGGAATATACACAATGTCTCATCCGCCACCGGAAACCATACCCTGCATGCAACCGGCGTTGCCCGAGCCATCAAAAAATACGGAGTAAAGGCAGTCGCCATCAGTTCACAGGGCGAATCCTCCACCAGCGAAGGTTATGTATATGAAGCCATTAACGGGGCCAGTAATGAAAAACTTCCTGTTGTATTTGTTTTTCAGGACAACAATTACGGAATTTCTGTCCATAAAAGGGACCAGACTGCCAACTGGAGGGCCGCAGATAACTTCAGGGGCTTTAAGAACCTGAGGATCATTTACTGCGACGGAAAAAATGTTTTTGATTCCATGAACGCGATGACAGAAGCCAGAAACTATGCCATTGAGCATCAGACGCCTGTCATTGTGCACGCATCCACCATCAGGATCCATTCACATTCCAATTCCGACAAACACGAACTCTACCGCGACGACAACGAGCGTTTTTGCGCTATGGCCAACGACCCCTTCGACCGTTACCGGAAGACGCTGATCATTTCGGGCAGGGTAACTGAAGCAGAACTCGATGAACTAGACAAACAGGCCAAAGAGGAAGTCTCTAAGGCACACAAAAAGGCTATGACAGCGCCTGATCCGGATCCTGCAAGCATTTTTGACTTTGTTGTTCCGGCCCCTTATCCCGCTTCAAAATATCCGGACGGTACACACAATTTACAATCGGGTGAAAAACTGAAACTGATCCAGGCGCTTAACCAGACTCTTAAAGCCGAATTCCGTCACAATCCCGACACTTACATCTGGGGTCAGGACATTGCCAATAAGGAAAAAGGCGGCATATTCAATGTGAGTAAAGGCCTGCAGCAGGAATTCGGCATTGAGCGCGTATTCAACGGCCCCATCGCCGAAGATTTTATCGTTGGTACTGCCAATGGCATGAGCCGTTTCAATAAAAAACTCAGAATTGTCATAGAAGGAGCTGAGTTTGCAGATTATTTCTGGCCGGCAATGGAACAATTTGTGGAACTGACCCATGACTACTGGCGCAGCAACGGGGCCTTTGCCCCGAATGTAACGGTTCGCCTGGCTTCGGGCGGTTATATCGGCGGAGGTTTGTACCATTCCCAGACCATAGAAGGCGCTCTGGCAACATTCCCGGGCATCCGCATCGTTTACCCGTCATTTGCCGACGATGCTGCGGGGCTGCTCAGGACCTCTGTCCGCTCCGAAGGACCTACCATGTTCCTGGAACCCAAAGCACTTTACAACGATCCGCTTTCCGAAACGTACGTCCCGGAAGATTTCGAAGTTCCTTTCGGGAAGGCCCGCATACGAAGAACAGGCACCGACCTCAGCATCATCACATACGGAAACACCACTCACATGAGCCTTGCCGTAGCTGAACGCATTGCCTCAGAAACCGGAAAAAGCATTGAAGTGGTGGACATCCGTTCTCTGATTCCGCTGGACAAGGAAGGTATCCTCAATTCAGTAAAAAAAACCAACCGCGCTCTTGTGGTTCATGAAGACAAGGTGTTCGGCGGTTTTGGAGGAGAAATTGCCGCCATGATTACCGAAGAAGCCTTTACTTTCCTCGATGCCCCTGTAAAACGTGTCGGGTCAACATTTACTCCGGTTGGCTTTAACCGTATCCTTGAAAAAGCCATCCTCCCTGATCAGGAAAAGATTTACAAGGCAGCCATGGAATTGCTGAATTTCTGA
- the folP gene encoding dihydropteroate synthase — MGILNITADSFFDGGKYLTEKAMLSRVETMLDEGASIIDIGAVSTRPGSKAVSAGDELSLIVKSVKTIAVQFPEAIISVDTYRSQVARMAAAQGAHIINDISGGTMDPLMHETLAGLDAAYVLMHIQGTPENMQDNPEYEDVSREVARFFDRQLESLTSLGKSNIILDPGFGFGKSVAHNYELLNNLESFCDYPYPLMAGVSRKSMINRVLNTSPAGALNGTTVLNTIALLKGALILRVHDVKPAAEAIKLVAAMKQSGRK, encoded by the coding sequence ATGGGGATTCTGAACATCACTGCTGATTCATTTTTCGATGGTGGCAAATACCTCACAGAAAAGGCCATGCTCAGCCGGGTTGAAACTATGCTTGACGAAGGGGCTTCGATCATAGATATCGGGGCCGTTTCCACAAGACCCGGATCAAAGGCCGTTTCAGCCGGCGATGAATTATCCCTGATTGTTAAGTCGGTAAAAACCATTGCTGTTCAGTTTCCTGAAGCCATCATTTCGGTTGACACTTACCGTTCGCAGGTGGCACGGATGGCCGCAGCGCAGGGCGCCCATATCATCAACGACATTTCCGGAGGAACCATGGATCCGCTGATGCACGAAACCCTTGCCGGACTGGATGCTGCTTACGTGTTAATGCACATTCAGGGAACCCCGGAAAATATGCAGGACAATCCGGAATATGAGGATGTCAGCAGAGAGGTTGCCCGGTTTTTCGACCGGCAGCTGGAAAGCCTCACATCTCTGGGCAAGTCAAATATCATTCTTGATCCGGGATTCGGTTTCGGGAAGTCGGTTGCCCATAATTATGAACTGCTGAATAATCTTGAAAGCTTTTGCGATTATCCCTATCCATTGATGGCAGGGGTTTCCAGGAAATCGATGATTAACCGGGTTTTAAACACCTCTCCCGCCGGAGCGCTGAACGGGACCACCGTGCTGAACACCATTGCCCTGCTCAAGGGCGCCCTTATCCTCAGGGTTCACGATGTTAAACCGGCAGCGGAAGCCATTAAATTGGTAGCCGCCATGAAACAATCCGGCCGAAAATAA
- the def gene encoding peptide deformylase yields MIMPIVAYGHPTLRKKAVDIDKDYPGLQQFIADMFETMYASNGVGLAAPQVNRSIRLFVIDATPYAEDFPGETNLKRVFINPRIIEEKGEEWSFNEGCLSIPEIREDVLRKTELHMQYYDEHFNYHDEVISGVLARVMQHEYDHLEGILFVDRINPLRRIMLKRKLTDITKGLVKTDYRMIFPLAKKK; encoded by the coding sequence ATGATTATGCCTATTGTAGCCTACGGGCATCCGACCCTGCGTAAGAAAGCAGTCGACATTGATAAGGATTATCCCGGTCTTCAGCAATTTATTGCGGATATGTTTGAAACCATGTACGCCTCCAACGGAGTGGGTTTGGCTGCCCCGCAGGTTAACAGGAGTATACGGTTGTTTGTCATAGATGCAACCCCTTATGCCGAAGACTTCCCCGGAGAAACCAACCTGAAAAGGGTTTTTATCAATCCCCGCATCATTGAGGAAAAAGGGGAAGAATGGTCATTTAATGAGGGTTGCCTGAGTATTCCCGAAATCAGGGAGGATGTGCTCAGGAAGACAGAACTTCATATGCAGTATTATGACGAGCACTTTAATTACCATGATGAAGTCATAAGCGGAGTGCTGGCGAGGGTGATGCAACATGAATATGATCACCTCGAGGGGATATTGTTTGTTGACAGAATCAATCCATTGCGCAGAATTATGCTTAAGCGGAAACTGACTGACATCACCAAAGGCCTGGTAAAAACCGATTACAGAATGATTTTTCCCCTGGCAAAGAAAAAATAA